Proteins encoded by one window of Flavobacterium sp. N502540:
- a CDS encoding Ig-like domain-containing protein: MLKNNFRYIAFLLVFFMLSCAKRGSITGGLKDTLAPVLKYSSPKNFSTNFKGNEIILGFDEYVKLKNLNKQLIVSPPMKHEPLILPTTPSKVITIKIKDTLQPNTTYSFNFGQSIADNNEGNSINQFKYIFSTGSSIDSLSISGQIKDAYEKNVDNFVSVILYEINDTYQDSLIYKQSPRYITNTLDSLRTFKLENLKAGKYLLMALKDKGSNNRYNPKDDKIGFIKHYITVPNDTVFELELFKEALPFKAIKPIQASGNRLYLPYEGKPNFKLSKPKVVVKHGNDTMETIVTAFPKKDSLQIWYKPLKVKSDSLAVEISKEKYSKRFSVKIKDQKKDTLNITAVQNGTINFRDRFTLESATPLVKFDKSKIRLVNKDSTAVDFTTEYDEFEQKLYVDFKKEPVEKYSITFFPGALTDFYEKSNDTLAIKLSTKEPADYGNLVLNLKNVKRFPIIVEATNAKGDVVYASDYSEGKTKIEFNLLVPDKFTIRIIYDDNKNKIYDSGDFLNKKYAEEVFYYQTPVDVRTNWDVDQAIDLSVPYNPEVEKKQAEKKKKDEEKKRKAF, from the coding sequence ATGTTGAAAAACAACTTTAGATATATTGCATTTTTACTGGTCTTTTTTATGTTAAGCTGTGCCAAGCGCGGCAGCATTACCGGCGGACTAAAAGACACGCTGGCTCCGGTTTTAAAATACAGCTCGCCTAAAAACTTCAGCACTAATTTTAAAGGCAACGAAATTATTCTGGGTTTTGACGAGTATGTAAAACTTAAAAACCTCAACAAGCAGCTTATTGTTTCACCGCCAATGAAACATGAGCCATTGATTTTACCTACCACACCGAGTAAAGTGATCACAATTAAAATAAAAGACACCTTACAGCCGAACACAACCTATAGTTTTAACTTCGGACAAAGTATAGCAGACAACAACGAAGGAAACTCGATAAACCAATTCAAATATATTTTTTCAACAGGTTCTTCTATTGATTCGCTTTCGATAAGCGGACAAATTAAAGATGCTTATGAAAAAAACGTTGATAATTTTGTTTCGGTGATACTTTATGAGATCAACGACACCTACCAGGATTCATTAATTTACAAGCAAAGTCCACGCTACATTACGAATACACTGGACAGTTTACGTACTTTCAAATTAGAAAATTTAAAGGCCGGAAAATACCTGTTGATGGCCCTGAAAGACAAAGGAAGCAACAACAGATACAATCCTAAAGACGACAAAATCGGCTTTATCAAACATTACATTACCGTTCCAAACGACACTGTTTTTGAATTGGAATTATTCAAAGAAGCTCTTCCATTTAAAGCCATAAAACCTATACAAGCCTCAGGAAACAGGCTGTACCTCCCTTACGAAGGCAAACCAAACTTTAAACTTTCGAAACCTAAAGTGGTCGTGAAACACGGGAACGACACCATGGAAACCATTGTTACCGCATTTCCTAAAAAGGATTCCCTGCAAATTTGGTACAAACCGCTAAAAGTTAAATCAGATTCTTTGGCAGTAGAAATTAGTAAAGAAAAATACAGCAAAAGATTTAGCGTAAAAATTAAAGACCAGAAGAAAGACACTTTAAACATAACTGCTGTTCAAAACGGCACCATCAATTTCCGTGATCGATTTACCTTAGAATCAGCTACTCCGCTGGTAAAATTTGACAAATCAAAAATTCGACTGGTTAACAAAGATTCGACTGCCGTAGATTTTACGACAGAATACGATGAATTTGAGCAAAAACTCTATGTTGATTTCAAAAAGGAACCTGTTGAAAAATACAGCATAACATTTTTCCCGGGTGCATTGACTGATTTTTATGAAAAATCCAATGACACTCTGGCTATTAAACTAAGCACAAAAGAACCTGCCGATTATGGAAATCTGGTTTTGAACCTAAAAAATGTAAAACGTTTTCCCATTATTGTTGAAGCCACTAACGCAAAAGGTGATGTTGTATACGCCAGTGATTACTCTGAAGGCAAGACTAAAATTGAATTCAATTTATTGGTCCCTGATAAATTTACCATCAGAATAATCTACGACGACAACAAGAACAAAATTTATGATTCAGGAGACTTCCTGAATAAAAAGTACGCCGAAGAAGTATTTTATTACCAAACCCCAGTAGATGTCCGCACCAATTGGGATGTCGATCAGGCTATTGATTTAAGCGTCCCGTACAATCCTGAAGTAGAGAAAAAACAGGCAGAAAAAAAGAAAAAAGACGAAGAGAAAAAAAGGAAAGCCTTCTAA
- a CDS encoding cytochrome c oxidase assembly factor Coa1 family protein, producing MENDLIEKESWFKRNWKWLLSSIFLCILLIGILAASTSQDSITDIAKAYSDNVLFEKAIEKANKNPNILENIGTLEPIDKLAILEGNVIYSNNHNTVNLSVRVNGDKRKGKLNISAFKKGTEWVYQKIAVRTKNPKNEIIVLEEPQK from the coding sequence ATGGAAAACGATTTAATTGAAAAAGAGAGCTGGTTCAAAAGAAACTGGAAATGGCTTTTATCTTCCATCTTCCTGTGTATACTCTTAATTGGAATTTTAGCTGCATCAACCTCTCAAGATAGCATTACTGATATCGCCAAAGCTTATTCAGACAATGTACTTTTTGAAAAAGCAATTGAAAAAGCTAACAAGAACCCAAACATTCTTGAAAATATTGGCACACTTGAACCTATCGACAAACTGGCCATTTTAGAAGGAAACGTTATCTATTCCAATAATCACAATACCGTTAATTTATCTGTGAGAGTGAACGGAGACAAAAGAAAGGGCAAACTAAACATTTCTGCTTTCAAAAAAGGAACAGAATGGGTGTACCAAAAAATTGCTGTCCGCACCAAAAATCCTAAGAACGAAATTATCGTCCTGGAAGAACCTCAGAAATAA
- a CDS encoding response regulator, whose amino-acid sequence MISILIVDDNSLKVAAIKEVLFEFPEISSKVEIASDTNNGRRLLDNNKYDLLILDLVLPNDFGDNETPENGIEFLNEISLDPNKKRPFHIIGISGYSEFIDKFSHEFKKNLWYLIEYAENEEEWKDILRNKIEYLINSKNELKSGNEIEYDFDIAIITALNKELEKVLRLDGKWIEKKLYNDSTIFHVGQFKRKDDKIIRIVAACAPQMGMCASSTLSMKLITNFKPKYLIMSGIAAGIKGEVELGDILIAEQVWDGASGKLKNDNNEGVLFQPDPRYKILNEDLKEKFLNIKAKRKYLDDIRNNYSGSKPNTLLDIHIGPMASVPAVIQSDIQIDLIKSINRKLIGIEMETYGVFYSAAHCQKPKPIVFSVKSACDFANEEKNDSFQDYAAYTSASLIHKFILNELDF is encoded by the coding sequence ATGATTTCAATATTAATAGTAGATGACAATAGTTTAAAAGTAGCAGCAATAAAAGAAGTATTATTTGAATTTCCTGAAATCAGTTCAAAGGTTGAAATTGCATCTGATACAAATAACGGGAGGAGATTACTTGATAATAACAAATATGATTTATTAATATTAGATTTAGTACTTCCTAATGATTTTGGAGACAATGAAACTCCAGAAAATGGAATTGAATTTTTAAATGAGATCAGTTTAGATCCGAATAAAAAAAGACCTTTTCATATTATTGGAATATCTGGATATTCAGAATTCATTGATAAATTCTCTCATGAATTTAAAAAAAATTTATGGTATTTAATTGAATATGCAGAAAACGAGGAGGAATGGAAAGATATTTTAAGAAATAAAATAGAATATTTGATTAATTCAAAGAATGAGTTAAAATCTGGCAATGAGATTGAATATGATTTTGATATTGCTATCATAACTGCACTTAACAAGGAATTAGAAAAAGTACTTAGGCTGGATGGAAAATGGATAGAGAAAAAACTATACAATGATTCCACTATTTTTCATGTTGGTCAGTTTAAAAGAAAGGATGATAAAATAATACGAATAGTTGCAGCTTGCGCACCGCAAATGGGAATGTGTGCATCTTCAACTTTGTCAATGAAATTGATTACAAATTTTAAACCAAAGTATTTAATTATGTCTGGTATAGCTGCGGGTATTAAAGGAGAGGTCGAATTGGGAGATATACTAATTGCCGAACAAGTTTGGGATGGCGCAAGCGGCAAATTAAAAAACGATAATAACGAAGGTGTTTTGTTTCAACCTGACCCGAGATACAAAATTTTGAATGAAGATTTAAAAGAAAAATTTTTAAATATAAAGGCAAAACGAAAATATTTAGACGACATTAGAAATAATTACTCTGGTTCAAAACCAAATACATTATTGGATATACATATTGGCCCTATGGCCTCGGTGCCAGCTGTAATTCAATCAGATATTCAAATTGATTTAATAAAATCAATAAATCGAAAATTGATAGGAATTGAAATGGAAACTTATGGAGTCTTTTATAGTGCAGCTCATTGTCAAAAACCCAAACCAATAGTTTTCTCTGTAAAATCTGCTTGTGATTTTGCAAATGAAGAAAAAAATGATTCATTTCAAGATTATGCAGCTTATACAAGCGCATCGTTAATTCATAAATTTATTCTAAATGAATTAGATTTTTAA
- a CDS encoding SusD/RagB family nutrient-binding outer membrane lipoprotein, with protein MKKHILQLTKHVLAILLVLTTTNCADDELFRETNTNPEGFQTIEPYTQITGIEAALSGGWFEQWRANLIYGEGFVQHLGGSWSVANYGSFYIANREYQDALWFSNYGGGIVRNLTDVLERTKGKPEYTNLNAVAKTLKVMVYQRLTDLYGDVPYSEAGFGDLQKIFYPKYDSQKDIYTDFFKVLDEAYSQLQSGSDVIKGDLFYEGNVAKWKKMINSLRLRTAMRISKVDPALAKEQIKKAVTNGIFTSNDDNCFMKHDATTNETTGALNNGNGLSHALKATGDLNDHPTLTILEALKNDPRKEIWFRPNPNGIYEGIDPNNYRWGHPNGGDALSKTQPYLSQNSSPYLHLTYSETQLLLAEASFRGLYPGDTKDYYKKGIEAGIRQWIIFKDASIIDNNAITTFLATKNLTPGKELEEIATQQWLTLFLNGMEAYSNYRRTNFPVMIKITRAGSDTQGVMPTRMPYPVEESTNNRENFLAASAKYNNNSWLAKVWWDVD; from the coding sequence ATGAAAAAACATATATTACAACTGACAAAACATGTGTTGGCTATACTTTTAGTACTAACCACTACTAATTGTGCTGACGACGAACTTTTCAGAGAAACAAACACTAACCCTGAAGGCTTTCAAACCATCGAACCTTATACTCAGATAACGGGAATAGAAGCTGCGTTATCAGGAGGATGGTTTGAGCAATGGAGAGCCAACCTTATTTATGGAGAAGGTTTTGTACAACATCTTGGCGGATCATGGAGTGTCGCCAACTATGGTTCCTTTTACATTGCTAACAGAGAATACCAGGATGCTCTTTGGTTTTCAAATTATGGAGGCGGAATCGTACGAAACTTAACAGACGTTCTGGAAAGAACAAAAGGAAAACCAGAATACACCAACTTAAATGCTGTTGCAAAAACACTGAAAGTGATGGTATATCAGCGCTTAACCGATTTGTACGGAGATGTTCCCTATTCCGAAGCAGGCTTTGGCGATTTGCAGAAAATTTTCTATCCGAAATACGACAGTCAGAAAGACATTTATACCGATTTTTTTAAAGTACTAGACGAAGCATACAGCCAATTACAATCCGGATCTGACGTAATAAAAGGAGATCTCTTTTACGAAGGCAATGTCGCTAAGTGGAAAAAAATGATCAATTCCTTACGATTACGTACGGCTATGAGAATTTCAAAAGTAGACCCGGCATTGGCAAAAGAACAAATCAAAAAAGCAGTTACCAATGGCATCTTTACAAGCAACGATGATAATTGTTTCATGAAACATGACGCCACTACTAATGAAACTACAGGTGCTTTAAACAACGGTAACGGACTTTCTCATGCCTTAAAGGCCACAGGAGACTTAAATGATCACCCTACCCTTACAATATTAGAGGCATTAAAAAATGACCCCAGAAAAGAGATATGGTTCAGACCAAATCCGAATGGAATCTATGAAGGCATCGACCCGAATAATTACAGATGGGGGCATCCAAATGGAGGTGATGCCTTATCAAAGACTCAGCCTTATCTTTCCCAAAACAGCTCCCCTTATTTACATCTTACTTATTCAGAAACACAATTACTTCTGGCTGAAGCTTCTTTCAGAGGGCTATATCCGGGTGACACAAAAGATTATTATAAAAAAGGAATCGAAGCCGGTATCAGACAATGGATTATTTTTAAAGACGCCAGTATTATCGACAATAATGCTATTACTACTTTTCTTGCCACTAAAAATCTTACCCCAGGAAAAGAATTGGAAGAAATTGCCACACAGCAATGGCTCACTTTATTCTTAAACGGAATGGAAGCTTATAGCAACTACAGAAGAACAAATTTCCCTGTTATGATAAAAATTACCCGAGCAGGATCTGACACACAAGGAGTTATGCCTACAAGAATGCCCTATCCGGTGGAAGAATCAACCAATAACCGAGAAAACTTCCTGGCTGCCAGTGCCAAATACAACAACAACAGTTGGCTGGCAAAAGTTTGGTGGGATGTAGATTAA
- the mce gene encoding methylmalonyl-CoA epimerase: protein MVNKIEHIGIAVKNMEDANVLFEKLLGVPSYKMESVESEGVLTSFFQTGTNKIELLVATNPESPIAKFLEKKGEGIHHIAFDVEDIHAEIARLKNEGFVLINDVPKKGADNKLVVFLHPKNTNGVLVELCQEIK from the coding sequence ATGGTAAATAAAATTGAGCATATCGGAATTGCCGTGAAGAATATGGAGGACGCCAATGTGCTGTTTGAAAAATTACTGGGCGTTCCGTCCTATAAAATGGAGTCGGTAGAAAGCGAAGGAGTCTTAACCTCGTTCTTTCAAACCGGAACCAATAAGATCGAACTTTTGGTAGCTACAAATCCTGAAAGCCCGATTGCAAAGTTTCTGGAGAAAAAAGGAGAAGGAATTCATCATATCGCTTTTGATGTCGAAGACATTCATGCCGAAATCGCCCGTTTGAAAAACGAAGGTTTCGTGCTAATTAACGACGTTCCTAAAAAAGGTGCCGATAATAAATTAGTGGTTTTTTTACATCCGAAGAACACAAATGGTGTTTTGGTTGAGCTTTGTCAGGAAATTAAATAA
- a CDS encoding SusC/RagA family TonB-linked outer membrane protein translates to MKQTILLFMFFFAIQVTQAQVKTIKGTVTDTNGISIPGASISIKEEKRGTTTDFDGKFSIDVQEGKTLTISFLGLEPQNILIGNSNNLSIKLKEAAATALSGVVVTALGLKRERKELGYSFQDVKGKDLADNPTISVAQSLYGKVAGVNISQTTGGIGGSSRIVIRGNRSISGDNQPLYVVDGVTLGNTGLGSITDNKSARYSEGRDNGDGLSSINTDDIENISVLKGGAASALYGERGANGVIVITTKKGKRNSLKVDWNSTTTFDQINSRYKDYQKEYGTGSNGTLPNTNEIVNGRNATTSAWGPRFGSPGNTSVRIFDGSYKPYEYMKNNFKDFFRTGVTVNNSISLSGGGDNTTFRLNYSNIDATDIVPKTGLKRNTFTLGVNSQIKKLTLDAKFNYITENTTNRPALSDDAGNLGLTVTSLAPNFNQAWLKNYEDPNGNYYQWNSDPNKLNPYFVLDENKNVTEKHRILGNFSATYAFTDWLSATGRVGIDRFTFESSDFVNEGTTWTARKNGSLINSNTTFQEYNAEALLNAQKSFGDFNVNLGVGANQRNTQRIVSGVALTDMFFNGVNKQSNFLSSVLSPKTNDEILVRSLYTYLRANYKNYLFLDFTGRNDWNSTLASAISSTNNNNYSYFYPSVSSSFIFTDGLNIKNDVLTFGKIRASWATTAKALETPYATLLNYNIQAKPLLGNPIGSINSNIIPNNNLKPELTTSYEAGIDLGFFKNRLQVDLSYYYTRTKNQLIVLNTSQASGFVGVNANAGTVENKGFEALITAGIFRNPDGFNWDITFNFAKNDNKLIELTDKTDLQVISNARWAGAQIVAKVGQSTTEIYGKKFQRSPDGQILIGSNGNPLLTSTLESFGKAAPDWIGGVTNEFSYKGISLRANLDMKFGGKLYSMTNANAAAAGLSSRTLDGRDEFNAWFAQQIASGKTPDDIAKLQPGAGLIIEGVNEVRDTNGNVTGYKNNATPVNPQTYWRSLYGDDTTPEPFIYDASYVKLREVSIGYDFPKKWLKGTGFERFKFSVIARNLWTIYSKVPNIDPESTYTSGNGQGFEYGSLPYRRSYGFNLQLSF, encoded by the coding sequence ATGAAACAAACTATTTTATTATTTATGTTCTTTTTTGCGATACAGGTCACCCAGGCGCAAGTAAAAACCATCAAAGGAACGGTGACCGACACTAATGGCATCTCGATACCGGGAGCATCAATAAGCATAAAAGAAGAAAAAAGAGGCACTACAACCGATTTCGACGGTAAGTTCTCTATCGACGTACAAGAAGGAAAAACACTAACGATTTCCTTTTTAGGATTAGAACCACAAAATATCCTTATAGGAAATTCTAACAACCTCTCCATAAAACTTAAAGAAGCCGCTGCAACAGCCCTTTCGGGTGTGGTAGTTACCGCATTAGGTCTAAAAAGAGAAAGAAAAGAACTGGGCTATTCTTTTCAGGATGTAAAAGGAAAAGATCTGGCAGACAATCCCACAATTAGTGTTGCTCAGTCTTTGTACGGAAAAGTAGCAGGTGTTAACATTTCTCAAACCACAGGAGGTATTGGAGGTAGTTCCAGAATCGTAATAAGAGGGAACCGATCTATAAGTGGAGACAATCAACCACTTTATGTTGTAGACGGAGTTACCTTAGGAAACACGGGACTTGGAAGCATAACAGACAATAAATCGGCCAGATACTCTGAAGGAAGAGACAATGGTGACGGATTGTCCAGTATAAATACAGATGACATTGAAAACATTTCTGTTCTAAAAGGGGGAGCAGCCAGTGCTCTTTACGGAGAACGTGGCGCCAATGGTGTCATTGTTATTACTACCAAAAAGGGAAAAAGAAACTCTTTGAAAGTCGATTGGAACAGCACTACTACTTTTGACCAAATCAATTCAAGATACAAAGACTACCAAAAAGAATATGGTACAGGATCAAACGGAACACTGCCGAATACTAATGAAATCGTAAATGGACGAAATGCCACCACCAGTGCCTGGGGGCCACGATTCGGATCTCCCGGTAACACTTCAGTACGGATCTTTGACGGATCCTACAAACCTTACGAATACATGAAAAACAACTTTAAAGATTTTTTCAGAACAGGCGTAACCGTAAACAACAGCATTAGTCTTTCAGGTGGTGGAGACAATACCACCTTCCGATTAAACTATTCCAATATTGATGCCACAGATATCGTTCCTAAAACCGGTCTTAAACGAAATACATTCACATTAGGGGTCAATTCTCAAATCAAAAAACTGACATTAGATGCGAAATTCAATTACATCACAGAAAACACCACCAACAGACCTGCCCTTTCAGACGATGCCGGCAATCTTGGATTAACCGTAACCTCACTCGCACCAAACTTCAATCAAGCCTGGTTAAAAAATTATGAAGATCCAAACGGGAATTACTATCAGTGGAATTCCGACCCAAATAAATTAAATCCTTACTTTGTATTAGACGAAAACAAAAATGTAACCGAAAAACATCGAATATTAGGGAATTTCAGCGCAACCTACGCCTTTACCGATTGGCTAAGCGCTACAGGAAGAGTAGGAATTGATCGTTTTACATTTGAAAGTTCCGATTTTGTCAACGAAGGTACCACCTGGACAGCAAGAAAAAATGGCTCTTTAATCAACAGCAACACAACCTTTCAGGAATACAACGCTGAAGCATTATTAAATGCTCAGAAATCATTCGGTGATTTTAATGTGAACTTAGGAGTTGGTGCCAATCAAAGAAATACCCAAAGAATTGTTTCGGGGGTAGCACTTACGGACATGTTTTTCAATGGAGTAAACAAACAATCTAATTTCTTATCCTCTGTCTTAAGTCCGAAAACAAATGATGAAATATTAGTACGCTCTTTATACACTTACTTAAGAGCCAATTATAAAAATTATTTATTTCTGGATTTTACAGGACGTAACGATTGGAACTCCACTCTCGCCTCAGCAATAAGTTCTACCAACAACAACAACTATTCTTATTTTTATCCGTCTGTATCCTCCAGTTTTATTTTTACTGACGGTCTAAATATTAAGAATGACGTATTAACTTTTGGAAAAATAAGAGCTTCATGGGCAACGACTGCAAAAGCACTGGAAACTCCATACGCAACTTTATTAAATTACAACATACAAGCCAAACCTTTATTAGGAAACCCTATCGGCTCAATCAACAGTAATATTATTCCAAATAACAACTTAAAACCAGAACTTACCACCAGCTACGAAGCCGGAATTGATTTAGGATTTTTTAAAAATCGCTTACAAGTTGATTTGTCTTATTACTACACCAGAACAAAAAACCAATTGATTGTATTAAACACCTCACAAGCTTCCGGTTTTGTTGGTGTTAATGCAAATGCAGGTACAGTTGAGAATAAAGGTTTTGAAGCCCTGATAACTGCCGGAATTTTCAGAAATCCAGATGGCTTTAATTGGGACATAACCTTCAATTTTGCTAAAAATGACAACAAATTAATTGAATTAACAGACAAAACTGACCTACAAGTGATCTCGAATGCAAGATGGGCCGGAGCTCAAATTGTTGCAAAAGTTGGGCAAAGCACTACAGAGATTTATGGTAAAAAATTCCAAAGATCTCCTGATGGGCAAATTTTGATAGGATCAAACGGAAATCCGCTGTTGACATCAACTTTGGAAAGCTTTGGAAAAGCGGCACCGGACTGGATTGGAGGAGTTACCAATGAGTTCTCTTACAAAGGAATTAGCCTAAGAGCCAATCTTGACATGAAATTTGGAGGCAAACTATACTCTATGACCAACGCCAACGCTGCTGCCGCAGGACTATCCAGCAGAACTCTCGACGGAAGAGATGAATTTAATGCATGGTTTGCACAGCAGATCGCTTCCGGAAAAACACCAGATGATATCGCTAAATTACAACCTGGCGCAGGACTCATTATAGAAGGTGTAAACGAAGTTAGAGACACTAACGGTAATGTAACCGGATACAAAAACAACGCCACACCAGTGAATCCGCAAACTTACTGGAGAAGCTTATACGGAGACGATACCACACCGGAACCTTTTATTTATGACGCTTCGTATGTTAAACTAAGAGAAGTCTCTATAGGTTACGATTTTCCAAAAAAATGGTTAAAAGGCACCGGATTTGAAAGATTTAAATTCTCGGTTATTGCTCGAAATTTATGGACTATTTACTCTAAAGTTCCAAACATCGATCCGGAGTCAACTTACACAAGCGGCAACGGACAAGGTTTTGAATACGGTTCCCTGCCTTACAGAAGATCTTATGGCTTTAACCTACAATTATCATTCTAA
- a CDS encoding nitrilase family protein, which produces MKIALIQSNLYWENASENRKQFESKINTIDADVNLIVLPEMFSTGFTMNAAAVAETMQGETISWIQSLAKQKNAAIVGSLVIVENDKYYNRMVFVFPSGEIQYYNKRHLFSLAGEDQFYTRGDEKVIVNYLDWKICLQVCYDLRFPVFARNVENYDVLLYVANWPKVRTNAWDALLKARAIENLSYVIGVNRVGLDANNFEHIGHSQAVDFLGNYILEPQETEDIFVVELDKNAMLETRKKLDFLSDKDVFRIDF; this is translated from the coding sequence ATGAAAATCGCACTTATACAATCCAATCTTTATTGGGAGAATGCTTCAGAGAATAGAAAGCAATTCGAATCCAAAATCAATACAATCGATGCTGATGTTAATCTGATCGTGCTGCCGGAGATGTTTTCAACGGGATTTACCATGAATGCCGCCGCAGTTGCCGAAACGATGCAAGGAGAAACGATCTCCTGGATACAGTCTTTGGCGAAACAAAAAAATGCAGCTATTGTGGGAAGTCTTGTTATTGTTGAAAATGACAAGTATTACAATCGAATGGTATTTGTTTTTCCGTCAGGTGAAATTCAATATTATAACAAACGCCATTTGTTTTCGCTTGCAGGTGAAGATCAGTTTTATACCAGAGGAGATGAAAAAGTAATTGTGAATTATCTGGATTGGAAGATCTGCCTGCAGGTTTGTTATGATTTGAGATTTCCGGTTTTTGCCAGAAATGTCGAGAATTATGATGTATTGCTGTATGTGGCCAACTGGCCCAAAGTGAGGACCAACGCCTGGGATGCCTTACTTAAAGCACGTGCGATCGAAAATCTCAGTTATGTGATTGGAGTTAACAGAGTAGGGCTGGACGCCAATAATTTTGAACATATTGGCCATTCGCAAGCGGTGGATTTTTTAGGAAATTATATTCTCGAACCACAGGAAACCGAGGATATTTTTGTGGTGGAACTAGATAAGAATGCAATGTTGGAAACCCGTAAAAAACTAGATTTTTTAAGTGATAAAGATGTGTTTAGAATCGATTTTTGA